The genomic interval GTCGAGCCGCTTCTTGGCATGGTTCAGGTCCAGATTGTCTTTCGTATAGCTTTCCCACGGCAGGTCGAGCATCAGCTGCAGGTAGTTGAGCTGCACGGAATACTCGGCTACGGCCGGATTCATCCGCTCCAGCTTCGAGAGCTCCTTGAAAAACAGCTCCTTCGTCTCGGCTTTCCAACGCTTTTTGGCAGCCCGCTTGTGCAGCTCGTCGATGTCCTTGTCGGCCGGATCGCCGCCCAGCTCGTCCTGAATCGTGCGTATCTGCTGCTGCAGGAAATACTCGCGCTGCTGCTGGTCGATGTCCTGCTTGACCTTGCTCTGTATCTCGTTCTTCAGCTCGGCCAGTTGCTGCTCGCGGACCAGAATCTCGAGCAGACGTCGCGCGCGGGCCAGCAGTCCCGGAGCTTCCAGCAGGCGCTGGCGGTCGCTGTCGGGCAGATCGAGATTCGAGCAGATGAAATTGATGATGCCGCGCTTGTTGTCGATGTTCTTGATCGCGAACGTGGCCTCCTTGGGCATCTGCGGCGACACGTTGATGATATTCAGCGCGACGTCCTTGATCGAATCGACGAGCGCCTCGAACTCGATGTTGCTCGGGTCGGGCGTCGAATCCTTCAGCGTCGCTACCGACGCTTTGAAATAGGGTTCCGACACGACGAACTCGCTGATCTCGACCTTTTCGAGCCCGTGCAGGATGACCGTCAGGTTGCCGTTCGGCATTTCGAGCACTTTCAGAATACGGGCGGCCGTGCCGATACGATACAGGTCGTCCGGCCCGGGCTGCTCGACCTCCGGCTCCTTCTGCAGCACGGCGCCGAGGATTCCCCCGACGCCCTCGACCTCGCGCACGAGCTTCATCGACTTCTCGCGCCCGACCGTAATCGGCGTGATCGAGCCCGGGAAAAGCACCGAGCTGCGAAGCGTCAGAATAGGCAATATCTGGGGTATATCCACTTTCTCGGCAGCTTCCTCGTCGTCGTTGGACATGATCGGAATCACATGGTGACGGCCTTCGAGCATATCCGATATGCCCGAAAACTCCTCTTCTTTCTTGCTATATTTTTTATTCATCTTTTCCTTTCGTTTAATCGGCAAATATAGTGCAATTTACCGGAATTAAAAAACAAGCCGCCCGACATCCGGCGAAGCACGGCGGGAGATCGGGCCGAATCCGCCGGCCGTTCCGGCGGAAGTTCCGGAATATAAACGGAACCGAAACCACTATTATTGCAAATGATTATCTTTACGGTTTCCATTCACACCGTGACTGCCATGACTCGACACTTCCTGTTGCTCCTGCTCCTTTTGCCGGGAGCTTTCCGCCTATCCGCAAAACCCCTGCCGAAGGAGTACGTGCGCGACAGCCTGCCCGTGCTCGCCGAGCGATGCCGGCAACTGCTCGAGACGGCCTACATGGCCGACAGCCTGGTCGGCGAGACCGACTCGCTGCCAGGCTGGGAAGGACTGCCCGTCAGGCTGTACGAATACCGTACGGGACCCGACATCCGGACCGGGCAGCCGAAAAAAGGGAAGGTCTATCTGCTGAATCCGTCGCCCGAAAAGCTGGCCCGCTGGATCGCCACCGCCTGCTGGAAGGCGCGCGGCAGCCTCGAGTACCGCTACACCGACAAACTGCTGCGATGGATCCGCAGCCAGTCGGGCGGCCAGTTTCCCGTGCGGGGCGTCGTCTACGAGGCCATGTACGAGCCGGGACGCTACGATCCCTATGTGTTCAAGGACGGCGTGACGGTTTATGTGGCCGATCCGAACCGGATGCCTGCCGACGGACACTGCACGGACGAGCAGCTCGAATTCTACCTGAGGCTGACCGATGCGGACCTGAAACCCTACACCGGCCGCTACGCCCGGATCGCCAGCACGACGCGCGAGCAGTATCGCGCCGGCGGCGGCACGGAACGGGTGGGCGACAGCGACAAGGATCGCCGCATCGAGTGGCTCGACGTCGTCCGGCGACTATACCGGCAGGCATGGGAATCGGATGAAAACCGGCTGATCACGGCATGGGCCGAGGCGAACCTGTAAATGTCCGATAAATTTGCTATTTTTGCGAGGATAAACGCTAAACATTTCTGACAAGCCATGAAAATCGACGACAAATACGCTCCGCAGCAGATCGAGCCGAAATGGTACGACTACTGGATGCGGCACGACATGTTCCACTCGGAGCCCGACGAGCGGGAGCCCTATACGGTGGTCATCCCGCCGCCGAACGTGACCGGCATGCTGCACATGGGGCACATGCTCAACGAGACGATTCAGGACGTGCTCGTGCGCCGCGCCCGGATGCAGGGCAAGAACGCCTGCTGGGTGCCGGGAACCGACCATGCGTCGATCGCCACGGAGGCCAAGGTCGTCCAAAAGCTCAAGGCCGAGGGCATCGACAAGAGCTCGCTCACGCGCGAAGAGTTCCTCCGCCATGCGTGGGAGTGGAAGGAAAAGCACGGAGGCATCATCCTGAGCCAGTTGCGTAAACTCGGGGCCTCGTGCGACTGGGCCCGCACGAAGTTCACGATGGACCCGGAGATGAGCCGCAGCGTGATCAAAGTGTTCGTCGACCTCTATAACAAGGGAAAGATATACCGCGGCGTCCGGATGGTCAACTGGGACCCGGCCGCGCAGACGGCGCTGTCGGACGAAGAAGTGGTCTACCGCGAGTCTCAGGGCAAGCTCTACTACCTGCGCTACCGACTCGAGGGGACGGACCGCTATCTGATCGTCGCGACGACACGCCCCGAAACCATTCTGGGAGACACGGCGCTATGCGTCAACCCCGACGACGAGCGGTACAAAGACCTGCCGCAGGACGCCCGCGTCGTCGTGCCGCTGGTCGGCCGCTCGATTCCGGTCATCCGCGACAGCTACGTCGACATCGAGTTCGGAACCGGCGCGCTGAAGGTAACCCCGGCCCACGACGTGAACGACTACATGCTGGGCGAGAAGTACAACCTCGAGACGATCGACATCTTCAACGACGACGGCACGCTGAACGAGCACGGCGGCCGCTACGCGGGCATGGACCGTTTCGCCGTGCGCGAGCAGATCGAGCGCGATCTGGCCTCGGCCGGCCTGCTCGAGAAGGTCGAGGCCTATACGAACAACGTGGGCTACTCCGAGCGGACCAGCGTCGCCATCGAGCCGAAGCTGTCGATGCAGTGGTTCCTGAAGATGGACGAGCTGTCCAAACCCGCATTGCAGGCCGTTATGGACGACACGGTGCGTCTGGTTCCCTCGAAGTTCAAGAACGTCTACCGGCACTGGATGGAGAACGTGCGCGACTGGTGCATCTCGCGCCAGCTGTGGTGGGGTCAGCAGATTCCGGCCTACTATCTCCCGACGGGAGGCTACGTCGTGGCCGAAACGCCCGAGCAGGCGCTGGAGCTGGCCCGCGCGAAAAGCGGCAACCCGGACCTGAGCCTGCACGAGCTGCGGCAGGATCCGGACGTGCTCGACACGTGGTTCTCGTCGTGGCTGTGGCCGATCTCGGTATTCGACGGCATCAACCGCCCCGATAACGAGGAAATCAAGTACTACTATCCGACCAACGACCTGGTCACGGCTCCCGACATCCTGTTCTTCTGGGTGGCGCGGATGATCATCGCCGGGTACGAATACCGGGGCGAACGCCCGTTCCGCAACGTCTACCTGACGGGAATCGTCCGCGACAAGCTGCGCCGCAAGATGAGCAAATCGCTCGGCAACTCGCCCGACCCGCTCGACCTGATCGCGCAGTACGGGGCCGACGGCGTACGCATGGCCATGTTGCTGTGCTCGGCCGCAGGCAACGACCTGCTGTTCGACGATTCGCTCTGCGAGCAGGGCCGCAACTTCGGCAACAAAATATGGAACGCTTACCGTTTGGTAAGCGGCTGGCCGGTCGACGAAAGCCTCGCGCAGAGCGAATGCAACGCCGCGGCAGTCCGCTGGTTCGACTCGATGCTCGAGAAGACGCTGCGTCAGGTCGAGGAGCATTTCGCCGAATACCGCATTTCCGAAGCGCTGATGCTGATATACAAGCTGTTCTGGGACGAATTTTCGGGCTGGTATCTCGAGATGGTCAAGCCGGCCTACGGACAGCCTATCGACCGGCCGACGCTCGACGCCACGATCGGATTTTTCGACAAACTGATGCGGATGCTGCATCCGTTCATGCCTTTCGTCACGGAAGAAATCTGGCAGGACATCGCGCCGCGGCGCGACGGCGAGAGCGTCTCGCTCGCACCGATGCCCGAACCCGCCCCCTGCGACGAAACGCTGCTCGAACAGGTCGAACTGCTCAAGGAGACCGTCACGGCCGTGCGCAACGTTCGCAAGCAGCGCAACCTGCCCGCCAAGGAGCCGCTGGAACTCCGAGTGATTGCCGACGAGAACTATCATCCGGAACTCGGCGCGCTGCTGCGCAAGACGGCAAACCTGACGGACGTCGAGACCGTCGCGGAAAAGCCGGCCGACGCCGCCTCGTTCATCGTCAAGACGACGCAGTATTTCGTACCGCTGGACGGAAAGATCGATGTTGAGGAAGAGCTCAAAAAGCTGCAGCACGACCTCGCCTACTACGAAGGTTTTCTGGCTTCCGTACGGAAAAAGCTCGGCAACGAGCGCTTCGTGCAGAATGCCCCGGCACAAGTGGTAGAGAACGAGCGAGCCAAACAGAACGACGCCGAGGCCAAGATCAAAGCGCTGAAAGAGCGTATCGCAACGCTCGGGCGATAAGACTCCGCATAACGAACAAAACCGCGATTCCCCGAGCCGTTGCGGCTCGGGGAATCCGTTTTTACCGGCCGAAGGCGAGGCTTATCTCGCCGTTCGTCGCCGGTTCTGAATTCGGCGTACAGACAGCAACGCCGTTACGAAGCTGAACGACCCGCCGGAAGACACAGGGGCGGAAGCGCCCGACTCGTTATTCGTTAGACCGCACACAGACACGATTCCCGCCGCTTTCCGACCGGTAGCAGCAGAATCCGGACCGTGCGAACCATTGAGAGCCCGGTCTTCTCGGAGCATCGAAACTCCATTTCCGACCGACGCGCCGCACCCCGCCGTCCCCCTCCCGAATGCCTTGCACACGAAAGTTCCTTATGAAAAAGAGAAACGCGTTCCCGACACCGTTCCACCCGCTTCCCGTCCCGACAATCTCTCTCAACAGTCGCAAGACGTCACCGGATTTTCCGCATTTATTACTAACTTAGCCATGTCGAATCCCCCTCTCCCCTTTCCCAGCCGGAGAAGCGGTTCCGACGCCTAAATCCACAACGATTCCATGCTGCCTGCCACCGACTCGACCGCCTTTCTGATCGGACAAACGATCGGTTTCCTGTTCGTTTTCTTCCTGCTGGTGATTTTCCCCATGCTGGCGATTCTGCGCATGGCCCGCCATGTCGGAATCAGCGGGTCCGACCGGGTCCTCTGGGTCGTCGTCATCTATTGTATGCCCCTGTTCGGTCCCGTCACCTATTTCATATGGGAGCTGACCAAAGGGCGGAAACTACGCCGCACGGTTCCGGAAGCGGTCAGGCCGAACTCGGGGACGCCGGTCGCCCCGGAAAGAAAAGCGAACCGTATCCCGGCCGGTCCCGGTCTCCGAACCGGCCGGCCGCGCCCGGGCATTCCGGAATCGATTACCGCCTGCGGAACCGGCTCCGGCCGCTTCTCAAGAACCTACCCGAAAGGGAAAGGACCGGCCCGGTACGGCCTGCCGCCACGCCGTTAGCCGGCACCGGACGAGGATACGCCGGAGAATGAAACGGCAGGGCCGCTCCCGTTGCCGGAAGCGGCCCTTCGCCGGTATATTCGGAACTCCGATCAGCGGAGAATGATCTCGTTGGACCCGATCAGGTTTCCGTCCGTATAGATTTTGACGCGGTACTTTCCGCTGGTAATGCCCGATCCGTTATAAAACAGACTCACGCTCAAATCGTTGTTCTGATAGTCGACCTGACGGGCGGCCGAGAAGGTGATCTTATCGCCCTCGAAGTCGAACAGCGCGTTGCTCGCGTTGGCCAGCACATAGCCGTCCGGACCGATGATCTGCACGTACACCGTCCGCTCGCCGGGCTCGGCCAGTTCGTTGCCGACCAGCACCAGATCGACTCTCAGGCGTTCCGCGCGGCTCGCGCGCGACACTTCGCGGTCGGACTTGCTCAGCGCCAGCAGACGGATATCGCGCGCCCGTATCACGGCGCCCTGACGCACCTTCGTCGAGAGTTCCTGCGACTTTTCCTCGGCCGTCTCGGCCCGCAGCTTGTAGGTGGTGATCATTTTGCGGATCGTCGTATTCTCGTTGACGAGCTTCTTGTTGATCCGGTCGAGCGAGTCGATCTGACGGATGTATCCTTCCATCACGGTACGCATGTAGCTCATCTGTTTCTCGTAGTTGCGTATCTTGGAATAGCTCAGCCGCCGCTCCTTCTGCAGCTTGTCGAGCAGCGAGTCGGCCTGATGCTTGACGCCCTCGTAGTGGACGGCCAGCGTATCGTTCATCGTCTTGAGCGTATCGTAGTCGTTCATCAGCGAAGTAAGCTGGCGGGTCAGCGTATCGCGCTCGATCGCGAAATCGTCCTTCATCTGCTTGACCTGCAGGAAGTAGATCGCCGACAAGGCCGCCAGAATCAGCGCCATGATGACGATCATGATCTTCAGACCCTTCACCGACTTGTTGGGACCTCCCTCGCCGTACGGATCGTTGCCGTAGGAACCATAGTCGTAGTTCGGACCGTAGTTTTGGGGATTGTACTTCGGGTCGTAGCCGGAATGGCCGTTCTGATTGCTGTAGTCTTCCATAAGCCGTAAGGTTACACAGGACAAATATAGAAATTTTATTTGATTTTGCTATCCAGCGGATACTTCAGGTTTTTCCAGCTTATCAGTCGCGCGCGGATCGACCCGACGCGGATCGGCGACTCGACGTAGAGCGGAATCCGGTTCCGGTCGTCCGATATCCATATCGTGAACTCGCTGCCGTCCTCGAACGATTCGCCGGTAGAGGTAGCCAGCTCGCAACGGAACTTCAGCGTGCGGAACTTGCCCGTTCCGCGTATGTTCTTGACCTCCCGGCCGAGAAAGCGGTAACGGATCGGGCGGATCGTATCCTCCAGCACCAGATTCATCAGCGACGATCCGGAGCGCTCGATACCGGTCAGGTCAGCGCAACGCAGATTGAAAAACGAGGCCAGCGCGTCGTAGCTGCCGTCCGACAGATCGAGCCTCTTGTGATTGCTGTCCGGATTCTTGTGGTTGCGGAACGTGTTATTGACCACGCGGCTGTCCCAGTCGTAGACGAAGCGCGTCGAATAGCGGTACTTGCCTTCGCGGATTTCGCTGCGCAGCTCCAGCGGCCGCAGCGTGGCGGAATCGAGCGTGCTGACATACTGGTCGTTCAGATCGAAGAACCACTTGTAAAACGGATACACCACGCCGTGCGCATCGACCGTATAGGCCCGGCGGCCGCCGTAGTCGCCCAGCGTCGTTCGGAACGTCACGCCGGCCACGTCGGTATTGACGAAGCTCACTTTGTAGCTTACGGCATACTCGAGCTCCTCGCCATGCGCGAAAGCGTGTTCCACGGGAACCGTGCCGCCAATCTGTGCCGCCGAGGAACAAACCGCCATCGCCGATAGCACCGTAAGAATCGATCGTGTCATAGAAAGCTTTTTTATGCGACACCCGCCCCTTGCGGCGGGAAGCCGCATCCTCCCTCGTCAATATAACGGGGGAAACGGCGTAAAGTTATGAAATCATGCTGAAATCAGCGTTCTCAGCCGAATTATATTTATCGGACAATTCCTTCAGCATGGCATTCCGTTCCAGGTGCGGGTCCTGCTCCAGAATCCGCTCGGCCGCGCTCCGGGCGAGCGAGAGAATCTGTCCGTCGCGGCCGAGACTGGCTATCTTCAAATCAAAGGCCAAACCGCTCTGAAGCGTTCCGCTCAGATCGCCCGGACCGCGAAGCTGAAGGTCCATCTCGGCAAGCCGGAAACCGTCGGTCGTCTGCACCATCGCACCCAGACGCTTGCGAGACTCGGCCGAGAGCTTGTCGCCGCTCATCAGGATGCAGTACGACTGCTCGGCCCCGCGCCCCACGCGGCCCCGAAGCTGGTGAAGTTGCGAGAGTCCGAAGCGCTCGGCGCTCTCGATCACGATGATCGACGCGTTCGGCACGTCGACGCCGACCTCGATCACGGACGTGGCGACCATGATGTGCGCGACGCCGCGTTTGAACAGGTCCATGCCGTACTCCTTGTCGGCGGCCTTCATCTTGCCGTGCACGACGACGGTCACGTACTCCGGCGGCGGAAATGCCTGTACGATGCCGGCATAGCCGTCCTCCAGGTCCTTATAGTCCATTTTTTCGGACTCCTTGATCAGCGGGTAGACGACGTAGACCTGCCGTCCCCGCTTGATCTCGTCGCGGATGAATCCGAATACCCGGAGCCGGTGCGAATCGCGGTAATGAACGGTTTTCACCGGCTTGCGGCCCGGCGGCAGCTCGTCGATCACCGACACGTCCAGATCGCCGTAGAGCGTCATCGCCAGCGTTCGCGGAATCGGGGTGGCGGTCATCACGAGCACATGGGGAGCCGCCTGCGGATTCTTGCTCCACAGCCGTGCCCGCTGCTCGACGCCGAAACGGTGCTGCTCGTCGATCACGACGAAGCCGAGATTACGGAAACGGACTCCGTTCTCGATCAGCGCATGCGTTCCGATCAGTATGTCGATCTCGCCCGAGAGCAGGCCTTCGGAGAGTTCCGCGCGCTCCTTCTTCTTCGTCGAGCCGGTCAGCAAGCCGACGCGCAGGCCGATCCCCTCGGTCATCCGCACGATCGACGCATAATGCTGCGACGCGAGAATCTCCGTCGGAGCCATCAGGCAGGCCTGAAAGCCGTTGTCGCAAGCCAGCAACATGCTCATCAATGCGACGAGCGTCTTGCCGCTGCCCACGTCGCCCTGCAGCAAGCGGTTCATCTGATGCCCGGTCACGGTGTCCTGACGGATTTCGCGGATCACGCGCTTCTGCGCCCCGGTCAGAGGAAA from Alistipes ihumii AP11 carries:
- a CDS encoding PLD nuclease N-terminal domain-containing protein, giving the protein MLPATDSTAFLIGQTIGFLFVFFLLVIFPMLAILRMARHVGISGSDRVLWVVVIYCMPLFGPVTYFIWELTKGRKLRRTVPEAVRPNSGTPVAPERKANRIPAGPGLRTGRPRPGIPESITACGTGSGRFSRTYPKGKGPARYGLPPRR
- a CDS encoding DUF3108 domain-containing protein — its product is MTRSILTVLSAMAVCSSAAQIGGTVPVEHAFAHGEELEYAVSYKVSFVNTDVAGVTFRTTLGDYGGRRAYTVDAHGVVYPFYKWFFDLNDQYVSTLDSATLRPLELRSEIREGKYRYSTRFVYDWDSRVVNNTFRNHKNPDSNHKRLDLSDGSYDALASFFNLRCADLTGIERSGSSLMNLVLEDTIRPIRYRFLGREVKNIRGTGKFRTLKFRCELATSTGESFEDGSEFTIWISDDRNRIPLYVESPIRVGSIRARLISWKNLKYPLDSKIK
- the recG gene encoding ATP-dependent DNA helicase RecG, encoding MGYILDNDIQFLSGVGERRARLLRSELGIRTLGDLLYHFPFRYIDRSRIWRISELRDDSLTYVQLQVRITGFRHVGAGAKKRFVATVADATGTAELVWFKGIGWIEKRLEQGREYIVFGRPAFFGGVLSLVHPEVESVLDQKNRFHSSVQGVYSTTEKLSNAQLGTKAIHSLMCNLWPQVDGRLRETLPDEVIREYGLVPLRDALYNIHFPTSQQALRDAELRLKFDELLGIQLNILQQRHARTSREDGFLFPTVGRLFNTFYNERLPFPLTGAQKRVIREIRQDTVTGHQMNRLLQGDVGSGKTLVALMSMLLACDNGFQACLMAPTEILASQHYASIVRMTEGIGLRVGLLTGSTKKKERAELSEGLLSGEIDILIGTHALIENGVRFRNLGFVVIDEQHRFGVEQRARLWSKNPQAAPHVLVMTATPIPRTLAMTLYGDLDVSVIDELPPGRKPVKTVHYRDSHRLRVFGFIRDEIKRGRQVYVVYPLIKESEKMDYKDLEDGYAGIVQAFPPPEYVTVVVHGKMKAADKEYGMDLFKRGVAHIMVATSVIEVGVDVPNASIIVIESAERFGLSQLHQLRGRVGRGAEQSYCILMSGDKLSAESRKRLGAMVQTTDGFRLAEMDLQLRGPGDLSGTLQSGLAFDLKIASLGRDGQILSLARSAAERILEQDPHLERNAMLKELSDKYNSAENADFSMIS
- a CDS encoding valine--tRNA ligase, producing the protein MKIDDKYAPQQIEPKWYDYWMRHDMFHSEPDEREPYTVVIPPPNVTGMLHMGHMLNETIQDVLVRRARMQGKNACWVPGTDHASIATEAKVVQKLKAEGIDKSSLTREEFLRHAWEWKEKHGGIILSQLRKLGASCDWARTKFTMDPEMSRSVIKVFVDLYNKGKIYRGVRMVNWDPAAQTALSDEEVVYRESQGKLYYLRYRLEGTDRYLIVATTRPETILGDTALCVNPDDERYKDLPQDARVVVPLVGRSIPVIRDSYVDIEFGTGALKVTPAHDVNDYMLGEKYNLETIDIFNDDGTLNEHGGRYAGMDRFAVREQIERDLASAGLLEKVEAYTNNVGYSERTSVAIEPKLSMQWFLKMDELSKPALQAVMDDTVRLVPSKFKNVYRHWMENVRDWCISRQLWWGQQIPAYYLPTGGYVVAETPEQALELARAKSGNPDLSLHELRQDPDVLDTWFSSWLWPISVFDGINRPDNEEIKYYYPTNDLVTAPDILFFWVARMIIAGYEYRGERPFRNVYLTGIVRDKLRRKMSKSLGNSPDPLDLIAQYGADGVRMAMLLCSAAGNDLLFDDSLCEQGRNFGNKIWNAYRLVSGWPVDESLAQSECNAAAVRWFDSMLEKTLRQVEEHFAEYRISEALMLIYKLFWDEFSGWYLEMVKPAYGQPIDRPTLDATIGFFDKLMRMLHPFMPFVTEEIWQDIAPRRDGESVSLAPMPEPAPCDETLLEQVELLKETVTAVRNVRKQRNLPAKEPLELRVIADENYHPELGALLRKTANLTDVETVAEKPADAASFIVKTTQYFVPLDGKIDVEEELKKLQHDLAYYEGFLASVRKKLGNERFVQNAPAQVVENERAKQNDAEAKIKALKERIATLGR